Proteins from one Mycobacterium sp. EPa45 genomic window:
- a CDS encoding thiamine pyrophosphate-binding protein encodes MPVNSERNGVEDGRTRVVDYIAEHLVRRGVRHVFGVDGANIEDFYDAVHGCSDLTAVVAKHEFSAAAMADAYSRAVAGLGVVVATSGGGALNTIPGLGESLASRVPVLALIGQPSTTSDGGGSFQDTSGVNGALPGEALFAAVAVHCERVLTPADILTALPRAVSAATSIGGPAVLLLPKDIQQAVVDAEGDGPVQDVPRMVGDLTALVQLLRNTDGPVTIIAGDQVARDDARAELEALRAVLQATVATAPDAKDVAPAALGVAGVMGHPEVAAAVSDSALCLVVGTRLPLMARGGLDATLGSIPIASIGAGIPYLPSAHVESHDLRTALSRLAAALADVTRAPARHRAQGELSPPAHAGVGVRYREAMRVLDALLPHEVDIVVDAGNIGAAAIHWLPARRDGRFLVALGMGGMGYSFGAGIGMTFARGRRTVVIAGDGAFFMHGMEIHTALHYRLPVTFVLFDNHAHAMCVTREQLFYGDRYSYNRFGSSRLGAGLSAMFPALASADVTDIGELGVAIKAALDVDGPSVVSVECSADEIPPFTAFLDLGDS; translated from the coding sequence ATGCCGGTCAACTCTGAGCGCAACGGCGTAGAGGATGGGCGCACGCGAGTAGTCGACTACATCGCCGAACACCTCGTACGCCGCGGCGTTCGCCATGTGTTCGGCGTGGACGGCGCCAACATCGAGGACTTTTACGATGCCGTCCACGGCTGCTCGGACCTCACCGCTGTGGTGGCCAAGCATGAGTTCTCCGCCGCGGCCATGGCCGATGCCTACAGCCGCGCCGTTGCCGGCCTCGGCGTCGTCGTCGCGACGTCCGGCGGTGGAGCCCTCAACACCATCCCGGGACTGGGAGAGTCGCTGGCCAGCCGGGTGCCGGTGCTGGCGCTGATCGGCCAGCCGTCGACGACATCGGACGGCGGCGGATCGTTCCAGGACACCAGCGGCGTCAACGGAGCGCTGCCCGGGGAAGCGTTGTTCGCAGCGGTCGCCGTCCACTGCGAACGGGTGCTGACCCCGGCCGACATCCTGACCGCGCTGCCCAGGGCGGTCTCGGCCGCGACGAGTATCGGCGGGCCCGCAGTTCTCCTGCTGCCCAAGGACATCCAGCAGGCAGTCGTCGATGCGGAGGGTGACGGCCCCGTCCAGGACGTGCCTCGCATGGTCGGAGACCTCACCGCGCTGGTGCAACTGCTGCGCAACACCGATGGCCCGGTGACGATCATCGCCGGGGACCAGGTGGCCCGCGACGACGCCCGCGCCGAACTGGAGGCGCTGCGTGCGGTGCTGCAGGCGACCGTGGCCACGGCGCCCGACGCGAAGGATGTCGCTCCGGCAGCGTTGGGCGTCGCCGGCGTGATGGGTCATCCGGAAGTGGCTGCCGCGGTGTCGGACAGCGCGCTGTGTCTCGTGGTGGGCACCCGGCTTCCGCTGATGGCCCGTGGCGGTCTGGACGCGACGCTCGGTTCGATACCGATCGCCTCGATCGGTGCGGGAATTCCGTATCTCCCGAGCGCCCACGTCGAGAGTCACGATCTACGCACCGCGCTGAGCCGGTTGGCCGCGGCGTTGGCCGACGTGACTCGGGCGCCGGCCCGGCATCGCGCGCAGGGCGAGTTGAGCCCTCCCGCGCATGCGGGCGTTGGCGTGCGTTACCGCGAGGCGATGCGTGTGCTGGACGCGCTGCTGCCGCACGAGGTCGACATCGTCGTGGACGCGGGCAACATCGGCGCGGCCGCAATCCACTGGCTGCCTGCGCGACGCGACGGCCGCTTCCTGGTGGCCCTCGGCATGGGCGGCATGGGTTACAGCTTTGGCGCCGGTATCGGGATGACGTTCGCCCGGGGACGTCGCACCGTCGTGATCGCCGGTGATGGAGCATTCTTCATGCACGGCATGGAAATTCACACCGCGCTGCATTATCGACTGCCGGTGACCTTCGTGTTGTTCGACAACCACGCGCATGCCATGTGCGTCACCCGCGAGCAGCTGTTCTATGGCGATCGCTATAGCTACAACCGGTTCGGTTCCAGCCGGCTCGGGGCGGGGCTCTCGGCCATGTTCCCCGCCTTGGCGTCGGCGGATGTCACCGATATCGGCGAACTCGGCGTGGCGATCAAGGCGGCGCTGGACGTCGACGGCCCGTCCGTGGTGTCGGTGGAGTGCTCGGCCGACGAAATCCCGCCCTTCACAGCCTTTTTAGATCTGGGAGACAGCTGA
- a CDS encoding 3-oxoacyl-ACP synthase III family protein codes for MSQPTVSLIDVATYLPENRVPAEWYTQYGGNDDLRDNAMFRPPDYRHHAADDESNVDMIQRAVAALVDRHGPQVLDDVDVLLTHSQLPDLPILGAGGEVAKRLNINPEWIIDVHNGGCAAFVLMLKLARQLLTGGAGRTALIAVAQNAAGKIFEQDQVRKLAQASVPGDGAAVGLVTLSDTSPVLDIECRYFGENATDMTLAADPARRWWEAGPGQGYVGFNEGKIIKVLARGNRQVPQVVRAVCERIGVKPGDLDLLVTNQPNRLLLRNWNEALGISPERHRDTFHECGNLFAVAIPVNLEAAVVDGQIGAGDIVMMAGFAHAGDFAGAAAVQWGGTRT; via the coding sequence ATGAGCCAGCCCACCGTCAGCCTGATCGATGTCGCCACCTACCTGCCCGAAAACCGCGTTCCCGCAGAGTGGTACACCCAGTACGGCGGCAACGACGATCTGCGGGACAACGCGATGTTCCGGCCCCCGGACTATCGTCACCATGCCGCCGATGACGAGTCCAACGTCGACATGATCCAGCGTGCCGTCGCCGCCTTGGTCGACCGTCATGGGCCGCAGGTGCTCGACGACGTCGACGTGCTGCTCACCCACTCGCAGCTGCCCGATCTGCCCATCCTCGGGGCGGGTGGCGAGGTCGCGAAGCGGCTGAACATCAACCCCGAGTGGATCATCGACGTCCACAACGGCGGCTGCGCGGCATTTGTCCTGATGCTCAAACTCGCTCGGCAACTGCTGACCGGCGGCGCCGGAAGGACGGCGCTGATCGCGGTCGCTCAGAACGCCGCAGGCAAGATCTTCGAGCAGGACCAGGTGCGCAAGCTCGCGCAGGCGTCGGTTCCCGGCGACGGGGCGGCCGTCGGGCTGGTCACCCTGTCGGACACTTCACCGGTGCTCGACATCGAATGCCGTTACTTCGGCGAGAACGCCACCGACATGACCTTGGCCGCCGATCCCGCGCGGCGGTGGTGGGAAGCCGGGCCGGGGCAGGGCTATGTCGGGTTCAACGAGGGCAAGATCATCAAGGTCCTCGCCCGGGGCAACCGGCAGGTACCCCAGGTGGTGCGTGCGGTGTGCGAGCGGATCGGCGTGAAGCCCGGCGACCTCGACCTTCTCGTCACCAACCAGCCGAATCGACTGCTGTTGCGGAATTGGAATGAGGCGCTGGGTATTTCGCCGGAGCGGCACCGCGACACGTTCCACGAGTGCGGCAACCTGTTCGCGGTCGCGATTCCAGTGAATCTGGAGGCTGCTGTCGTCGACGGCCAGATCGGCGCCGGCGACATCGTGATGATGGCCGGGTTCGCGCACGCAGGAGACTTCGCGGGCGCCGCCGCCGTCCAGTGGGGCGGAACGCGGACATGA
- a CDS encoding acyl carrier protein, whose amino-acid sequence MTAASGPAVSLATVIDDIIGLIRAETDSATALTADSGLQDAGMDSARVLSLVFRIEARYDIELDAEDSDDLRTVGDLARLVLRRIQERS is encoded by the coding sequence ATGACGGCGGCCAGCGGCCCAGCGGTGTCATTGGCGACGGTGATCGACGACATCATCGGACTGATCCGGGCCGAGACCGATAGCGCCACCGCCCTGACCGCCGATTCGGGACTGCAGGACGCCGGAATGGATTCCGCGCGGGTGCTGTCGCTGGTCTTCCGGATCGAAGCGCGCTACGACATCGAGCTGGACGCCGAGGACAGTGACGATCTGCGTACCGTCGGCGACCTGGCCCGGCTGGTGTTACGCCGCATCCAGGAACGGTCATGA
- a CDS encoding AMP-binding protein — MNGAPAIRPKFDTLTEMLDAAAHSGQSLFFVDRNEFDTEVPMADIRRQARAVAAGLSSAGVRPGDRVALVLPTGPEFVASFFGVLYAGAIPVPLYPPVRLGKLDEYRHRTAAMLQAVQAVLVITEERIRPLLEATGVRCRTATELNGTWHRDIEVSADDLALIQFSSGTTHDPKPVALTHRNLLYNLGAIADYFAAAGMPDQVGVTWLPLYHDMGLIGNLLTAFYLPRPLVLLPPDLFLAVPAAWLRAVSRHRGTVTAAPNFAFGLCLKRIRDDELADVDLSSWQLCLNGAELTNADVQRRFSERFEPWGFDAQAFTPVYGLAEASLAVTFKPPGTVFRTFDLDDRELVSTGRPLAGVEVEIRDDDSRRLPDGEVGHIFVRGASVMSGYFGRDDLTEHVLIGGWLDCGDLGFVHDGELFVCGRTKETVIIRGANHAPQDFEAALDGLTGVRTGCAVAVGYLPADAEDEALAMLVETTADAPDGLASDVAARVLQHTGIAVGHVELLAPGTLPRTSSGKMRRLEARSQWLAGTLSPC, encoded by the coding sequence ATGAATGGCGCTCCGGCGATCCGGCCGAAGTTCGACACGCTCACCGAGATGCTGGACGCCGCAGCGCACAGTGGCCAGAGCCTGTTCTTCGTCGATCGCAACGAGTTCGACACCGAAGTTCCGATGGCCGACATTCGCCGGCAGGCGCGTGCGGTCGCGGCCGGGTTGAGTAGCGCCGGTGTCCGGCCCGGTGACCGTGTGGCCTTGGTGCTGCCCACCGGTCCGGAATTCGTCGCCTCCTTCTTCGGCGTCCTGTACGCGGGTGCGATCCCGGTGCCGCTGTACCCGCCGGTGCGACTGGGCAAGCTCGACGAGTATCGCCACCGCACCGCCGCGATGCTGCAAGCGGTTCAGGCCGTCCTCGTGATCACTGAGGAGCGCATTCGGCCACTGCTCGAGGCCACCGGGGTGAGATGTCGAACGGCCACCGAACTCAACGGGACATGGCACCGTGACATCGAGGTGTCCGCCGATGACCTAGCGTTGATCCAATTCTCCTCGGGCACCACCCATGACCCCAAACCGGTAGCGCTGACCCACCGCAATCTGTTGTACAACCTCGGGGCGATCGCGGACTACTTCGCCGCGGCGGGCATGCCGGACCAGGTCGGCGTCACCTGGCTGCCGCTGTATCACGACATGGGCTTGATCGGGAACCTCCTGACGGCGTTCTACCTTCCACGACCGCTGGTGTTGCTGCCACCCGATTTGTTCCTGGCCGTGCCGGCCGCATGGTTGCGCGCCGTCTCTCGGCACCGCGGAACCGTCACCGCCGCACCGAATTTCGCGTTCGGCCTGTGCCTGAAGCGGATTCGCGATGACGAGCTCGCCGATGTCGACCTCAGTTCGTGGCAGCTGTGCCTCAACGGCGCCGAGTTGACCAACGCCGACGTGCAGCGTCGGTTCAGTGAGCGCTTCGAGCCGTGGGGATTCGATGCGCAAGCGTTCACACCGGTGTACGGCCTGGCCGAGGCGTCATTGGCGGTGACGTTCAAGCCACCGGGCACAGTGTTTCGAACCTTCGATCTCGATGACAGAGAATTGGTGAGCACGGGCCGTCCGCTGGCCGGCGTCGAAGTGGAGATCCGCGACGACGATTCCCGGCGGCTGCCCGACGGCGAGGTAGGGCACATCTTCGTTCGCGGAGCCAGCGTGATGTCCGGCTACTTCGGCCGCGACGACCTCACCGAGCACGTCCTGATCGGCGGCTGGCTGGATTGTGGCGACCTCGGATTCGTCCACGACGGTGAGCTTTTCGTGTGTGGTCGCACCAAGGAGACGGTGATCATCCGCGGCGCGAACCACGCACCCCAGGATTTCGAGGCCGCGCTCGACGGGCTCACCGGTGTCCGCACCGGATGTGCGGTTGCGGTGGGTTACCTGCCCGCCGATGCGGAGGACGAGGCGCTGGCGATGCTGGTCGAGACCACCGCCGATGCGCCGGACGGCTTGGCCAGTGACGTCGCTGCCCGGGTGCTGCAGCACACCGGCATTGCCGTCGGCCACGTCGAGCTGTTGGCGCCCGGCACATTGCCGCGGACATCGAGTGGGAAGATGCGCCGGCTCGAAGCGCGTTCGCAGTGGCTGGCGGGAACTCTGTCACCGTGTTAG
- a CDS encoding MMPL family transporter, protein MLAAIARLASRAPRRMIACALLVVVGTAAFGIPVAARLSAGGLTDPGAQSSQVKALLASTFGQGDMPLLITVSSPAGVNSAAARTVGTEIVATLAESPTVATVTSPWTAPPSAATSLVSKDGTIGVIVAGITGGENGAPKNAGALIDKVVHDRDGVMVLAGGESAMMLQINQQSEKDLKIMEGVAIPLSFLVLVWVFGGLVAALLPLAVGAVAIFGAMAVLHVITFATNVSIFALNLAVALGLALAIDYTLLLLSRFRDELATGAGRGDALERTMVSAGRTVLFSAMTVALSMSAMVLFPIYTLKSFGYAGVAVVAFASLAAIFVTPAAIMLLGDRLDSLDLRRWLRRPVGAVRPVEDGPWYRVAMFSMRRAVVIGVAIVALLLLLGAPFLGVKWGVPDDRVLPTSSSAHVVGDQLRTQFGADLARNLTIVIPDLKGVSPAQLDDYAAALSGVSGVSSVSSPGVTFVGGKSVGPPTAATAIANGSAFLTVTSTAPLYSRASETQLDQLQAVPAPGGRPALIGGTPQVNRDTASAIASRLGMVLAIIAGITFVLLFLMTGSIVVPLKALVLNVLSLTAAFGALVWIFQDGNLGALGTTSTGTLAISIPVLLFCIAFGLSMDYEVFLVSRIREFWLTSGKTAADNDRSVALGLARTARVITAAALIMAITFAALSGAQVSFLRMLGVGLTLAILADATLVRVLLVPAFMHMMGRFNWWAPKPLARLHGRFGIREASHA, encoded by the coding sequence GTGTTAGCGGCCATCGCGCGGCTCGCTTCTCGTGCTCCCCGGCGAATGATCGCGTGCGCGTTGCTCGTCGTCGTCGGCACGGCGGCATTCGGCATCCCGGTGGCGGCCCGGCTTTCCGCGGGCGGCCTCACCGATCCCGGCGCCCAGTCGTCGCAAGTGAAGGCGCTGCTGGCGAGCACCTTCGGGCAGGGTGACATGCCCCTGCTGATCACCGTCAGCTCACCCGCCGGGGTGAATTCCGCTGCGGCCCGCACCGTGGGGACCGAGATCGTCGCGACGCTGGCCGAATCGCCGACTGTGGCGACGGTGACCTCGCCGTGGACCGCTCCGCCGTCCGCAGCCACCTCGCTGGTCAGTAAGGACGGCACGATCGGCGTCATCGTGGCCGGTATCACCGGCGGCGAAAACGGCGCACCGAAGAATGCCGGCGCACTGATCGACAAGGTCGTCCACGACCGCGACGGTGTGATGGTGCTGGCGGGTGGTGAGTCGGCCATGATGCTGCAGATCAACCAGCAAAGCGAAAAAGACCTGAAGATCATGGAAGGAGTGGCGATTCCGCTGAGCTTCCTGGTGTTGGTCTGGGTGTTCGGCGGTCTGGTCGCGGCCCTGCTGCCGCTGGCGGTGGGAGCTGTCGCGATCTTCGGCGCGATGGCGGTGCTGCACGTGATCACCTTCGCCACCAATGTGTCGATCTTCGCGCTCAATCTCGCTGTGGCCCTGGGGCTTGCGCTGGCGATCGACTACACGCTGCTGCTGCTGAGCCGGTTCCGCGACGAACTGGCGACTGGCGCCGGCCGCGGCGACGCCCTGGAGCGCACCATGGTCTCCGCCGGGCGGACGGTGTTGTTTTCCGCGATGACGGTCGCACTGTCGATGTCGGCGATGGTGCTCTTCCCGATCTATACCCTCAAGTCCTTCGGCTACGCAGGTGTTGCCGTTGTCGCGTTCGCCTCTCTCGCTGCCATTTTCGTGACCCCGGCAGCCATCATGTTGCTCGGCGACCGGCTCGACTCGCTGGATCTGCGTCGCTGGCTGCGGCGCCCTGTCGGGGCTGTGCGCCCGGTGGAAGACGGCCCCTGGTATCGGGTGGCGATGTTTTCCATGCGCAGGGCCGTCGTGATCGGCGTCGCGATCGTCGCGCTGCTGTTACTGCTCGGGGCCCCGTTTCTCGGCGTCAAATGGGGAGTACCCGACGACCGGGTCTTGCCGACATCGAGCTCGGCCCATGTCGTCGGCGACCAGCTTCGCACGCAGTTCGGTGCCGACCTGGCCAGGAATCTCACGATCGTGATCCCGGATCTGAAGGGTGTCAGTCCGGCTCAGCTCGACGACTACGCCGCCGCGCTGTCGGGGGTATCCGGCGTGTCGTCCGTCTCGTCGCCTGGCGTCACGTTCGTCGGCGGAAAATCCGTTGGTCCTCCGACGGCGGCGACTGCGATCGCGAATGGCAGCGCGTTCCTGACCGTCACCAGCACCGCGCCGCTGTACTCGCGAGCATCTGAGACGCAGCTCGATCAGCTACAGGCCGTTCCCGCGCCGGGGGGCCGGCCGGCGTTGATCGGTGGTACCCCGCAAGTCAACCGAGACACTGCCAGCGCCATCGCATCCCGGCTGGGAATGGTTCTGGCGATCATCGCCGGGATCACGTTCGTGCTGCTGTTCTTGATGACCGGCAGCATAGTGGTGCCGCTGAAGGCGCTGGTACTCAACGTCTTATCGTTGACGGCCGCGTTCGGTGCGTTGGTGTGGATCTTTCAGGACGGCAACCTCGGCGCCCTGGGCACGACATCGACCGGCACCCTGGCCATCAGCATTCCGGTCCTGCTGTTCTGCATCGCTTTTGGGCTGTCGATGGACTACGAGGTGTTCCTGGTGTCGCGTATCCGGGAGTTCTGGCTGACGAGCGGCAAGACTGCGGCCGACAACGACCGAAGCGTTGCACTGGGATTGGCGCGGACCGCACGGGTGATCACCGCGGCTGCGCTGATCATGGCGATCACGTTTGCGGCGCTGTCGGGTGCTCAGGTGTCCTTCCTGCGGATGCTCGGGGTCGGATTGACATTGGCGATCCTCGCGGACGCCACCCTCGTGCGGGTTCTGCTCGTGCCGGCCTTCATGCACATGATGGGCCGATTCAACTGGTGGGCACCAAAACCGCTGGCCCGCTTGCATGGACGGTTCGGCATCCGGGAGGCGTCCCATGCCTAG
- a CDS encoding methyltransferase, translating into MPRSAKVPPARLARVVEWARHHLLLLHQRMLPAPMAMMELVVSGWPAQAITTAAQLGIADALADGPLHLDDLAARVGADPDALRRLMRALIGRGIFRRRRDGRYALNSLGDTLRSDAPISLKGAAMFQGSREQRERWTLLTDSVRTGESIVPALRGMDGFDYLVEIPEHADLFDQTMTSLAQMTLAVVVASYDFGAHHTIVDVGGGQGAMLAAILATAPGSRGVLYDVPRVVAGAPELLRTSDVATRVTVVEGSFFDHVPVGGDAYLLKNIVHDWADDKALQILRNVRSAARPGATLLLVEMVVRDNGRDGPENWVDLEMLLNLGSRERTAEEYRTLLAQAGFRMTRVVPTASPLSVVEAVADEQPPGCRD; encoded by the coding sequence ATGCCTAGGAGCGCGAAGGTGCCGCCTGCCCGGCTCGCCCGCGTCGTCGAGTGGGCGCGCCATCACCTGCTGCTGCTGCATCAACGGATGCTGCCCGCGCCCATGGCAATGATGGAGTTGGTGGTGTCTGGCTGGCCGGCGCAGGCGATCACCACGGCCGCCCAATTGGGCATCGCCGACGCGCTCGCCGACGGACCCCTGCATCTCGACGATCTGGCAGCTCGGGTGGGTGCGGACCCCGACGCGTTGCGGCGGCTGATGCGGGCGCTGATCGGCCGGGGCATCTTCCGCCGTCGCCGCGACGGCCGGTATGCACTCAATTCTCTTGGCGATACGCTGCGTTCCGATGCGCCCATCTCGCTGAAGGGGGCGGCGATGTTCCAGGGCTCGCGAGAGCAACGCGAGCGCTGGACCCTGCTGACGGATTCGGTTCGAACAGGTGAGTCGATCGTTCCCGCACTGCGGGGCATGGACGGGTTCGACTACCTCGTCGAAATACCGGAGCATGCAGATCTTTTCGACCAGACGATGACGAGTCTCGCCCAGATGACGCTGGCCGTCGTGGTGGCCAGCTACGACTTCGGCGCCCACCACACCATCGTGGACGTGGGCGGGGGACAGGGCGCGATGCTGGCCGCCATCCTGGCGACAGCGCCCGGCTCGCGGGGTGTTCTCTACGATGTGCCGCGCGTCGTCGCGGGCGCCCCGGAGTTATTGCGCACCAGCGACGTGGCGACCCGAGTGACGGTCGTGGAAGGGTCGTTCTTCGACCATGTTCCGGTCGGTGGTGACGCCTATCTGCTGAAGAACATCGTCCACGACTGGGCTGACGACAAGGCGCTACAGATCCTGCGCAACGTTCGGTCCGCGGCCAGGCCGGGGGCCACTCTGCTGCTTGTCGAGATGGTCGTCCGCGATAACGGCCGTGACGGACCGGAGAACTGGGTAGACCTGGAGATGCTGCTGAACCTCGGATCGCGCGAGCGGACCGCGGAGGAGTACCGGACTCTGTTGGCACAGGCAGGCTTCCGGATGACCCGCGTGGTCCCGACCGCGTCCCCGCTCAGCGTGGTGGAGGCCGTCGCCGATGAACAGCCGCCGGGCTGCCGGGACTGA
- a CDS encoding class I SAM-dependent methyltransferase: protein MNSRRAAGTEMDIATMPRAGFDASWLDRRLRTARPEYLDRDDVDEWVKRQVIWSLDWMGRILRDHEHLAARALPLVADVDSPRILELGAGHGALSRAVLKMRPTAHVTVTDIDPISVANIAASDLGSDPRVVVRQVDATDIDAPDGSYDLALFALSFHHLPPAQAARVLAEGTRVADTLLICDLFRPSALVHVLRLASMLPFVLLPFAHDGLISSLRAYSCSAFRTLAAYADPAITLEFSRLGRNQVVVARRA, encoded by the coding sequence ATGAACAGCCGCCGGGCTGCCGGGACTGAGATGGACATCGCGACCATGCCGCGCGCCGGGTTCGACGCCTCCTGGCTTGATCGGCGGCTGCGGACCGCACGGCCGGAGTACCTGGACCGCGATGACGTCGATGAGTGGGTGAAGCGACAGGTGATCTGGTCGCTGGACTGGATGGGCCGGATCTTGCGGGACCACGAGCATCTCGCGGCCCGGGCACTGCCACTCGTCGCCGACGTCGATTCCCCGAGGATTCTGGAATTGGGGGCCGGCCACGGGGCACTGTCGCGCGCAGTGTTGAAAATGCGCCCCACCGCCCACGTTACGGTCACGGACATCGATCCGATCTCAGTGGCCAACATCGCCGCCAGTGATCTGGGCAGCGATCCGCGGGTCGTCGTCCGGCAGGTCGACGCCACCGACATCGACGCGCCCGACGGCTCCTACGATCTGGCCTTGTTCGCGCTGTCGTTTCATCACCTGCCGCCGGCTCAGGCCGCTCGTGTGCTGGCGGAGGGCACCCGCGTCGCCGACACGCTTCTCATATGTGATCTGTTCCGGCCCTCGGCCCTGGTGCACGTCCTGCGGTTGGCCTCGATGTTGCCGTTTGTGTTACTGCCGTTCGCCCACGACGGGCTGATCAGTTCGTTGCGTGCCTACAGCTGTTCAGCTTTTCGCACGCTGGCCGCGTACGCCGATCCGGCTATCACCCTCGAGTTCAGCCGCTTGGGCCGCAACCAGGTCGTCGTGGCGCGTCGCGCATGA
- a CDS encoding cytochrome P450 — protein MRLVATAVALGRAAWAGVDPEGFFRRHANDVAPFAVRFPGLGEVLFFSTADGARDILTAPGAMCRAPLPNPIEPVVGKNSLILLSGETHRRVRSVLTPPFRGELMRYYVDLIAEATAREIEALRPGDRLLVGRTAQAITLDVVIRVVFGVTDGGRRDEFSRVTTQLLRAGGAALMLVPWLRRDVAGRGPWARLVAFRAQLDEFLSEQIDARRRSGEHGGDVLDLILEATDDEGNSLSGDMLRDQLRTMLAAGHETSATSLAWALFHIHQDEGIRTRVLDELATVSTPAEIATLPFLGAVIQETLRVHPTVPIVLRRLTAPMTIAGVSCGAGDVVGIALPALHFNPEVWAEPNIFNPDRFLAARPSPFRYAPFGGGYRRCIGAAFAHNELAVAIGTIMKSLDLASVQGERPPRAVPRGIATRPSREITLEVIAQR, from the coding sequence ATGAGGCTCGTGGCGACGGCGGTTGCGCTCGGGCGTGCCGCGTGGGCCGGCGTCGACCCGGAGGGGTTCTTTCGGCGCCATGCCAACGACGTTGCGCCGTTTGCAGTGCGATTTCCGGGACTCGGTGAGGTGTTGTTCTTCTCGACGGCCGATGGTGCCCGCGACATACTGACCGCGCCCGGGGCGATGTGTCGGGCACCGCTGCCCAATCCGATCGAGCCCGTCGTGGGAAAGAACTCGCTGATCCTGCTGTCAGGCGAGACCCATCGCCGGGTGCGAAGTGTCCTGACGCCACCATTTCGTGGCGAACTCATGCGTTACTACGTCGACCTGATCGCCGAGGCCACCGCGCGGGAGATCGAGGCGCTGCGGCCGGGAGATCGCCTCCTCGTCGGTCGAACGGCGCAGGCCATCACTCTGGACGTGGTGATCCGGGTGGTCTTCGGCGTGACCGATGGTGGAAGGCGCGACGAGTTCTCCAGGGTGACAACGCAATTGCTGCGGGCTGGCGGTGCAGCGCTGATGCTGGTTCCCTGGCTGCGCCGAGATGTCGCGGGCCGGGGGCCATGGGCCCGGCTGGTCGCGTTTCGCGCGCAGCTCGACGAATTCCTGTCCGAACAGATCGACGCGCGCAGGCGCAGTGGTGAGCACGGCGGCGACGTGCTGGACCTGATCCTCGAGGCCACCGACGACGAGGGCAACAGCCTCAGCGGCGACATGCTTCGTGACCAACTGCGGACGATGCTCGCCGCCGGACATGAAACAAGCGCGACGTCGTTGGCCTGGGCGCTTTTCCACATCCATCAGGACGAGGGCATTCGCACACGGGTCCTCGACGAGCTGGCCACCGTCAGCACACCGGCTGAGATCGCCACCCTGCCGTTCCTCGGCGCGGTGATCCAGGAAACTCTGCGCGTGCACCCAACCGTGCCGATCGTTCTGCGGAGACTCACGGCGCCGATGACAATCGCCGGCGTTTCCTGCGGGGCCGGTGACGTGGTCGGAATTGCGCTGCCCGCCTTGCATTTCAACCCCGAGGTATGGGCCGAACCGAATATCTTCAACCCTGATCGATTTTTGGCTGCCAGACCGTCACCGTTCCGGTACGCGCCATTCGGCGGGGGCTACCGCCGGTGCATCGGTGCAGCCTTCGCCCACAACGAGCTCGCCGTCGCGATCGGCACCATCATGAAGTCACTCGATCTCGCGTCTGTGCAGGGTGAGCGGCCACCACGGGCCGTCCCTCGCGGAATCGCGACGAGGCCCAGCCGCGAAATCACGTTGGAAGTGATCGCCCAACGTTAG
- a CDS encoding MerR family transcriptional regulator — protein MDELTVGEVAKRFGITVRTLHHYDEIGLLTASRRSTSGYRVYTSADLMRLSHIIVYRRLELPLDEIASVLDEGDVVSHLIRQRERVMSRIDEMKDLVEAIDHALDKAMTNTPMTDDDMRELFGDGFDDYQAEAEQKWGDTQEWRESQRRTKSYGKEQWLQIKSEGAAVEKALADAFRAGLPANSHEAMDAAEKHRLHVNRWFYDCSPAFHRNLGDMYVSDPRYVATYDASFGLPGLAAYCRDAIHANADRNGD, from the coding sequence GTGGACGAACTCACCGTGGGCGAGGTCGCGAAGCGATTCGGCATCACGGTGCGGACGCTTCATCACTACGACGAGATCGGGTTGCTGACCGCGAGTAGGCGTTCGACGTCGGGCTATCGGGTCTACACGTCCGCGGATCTGATGCGGTTGTCCCACATCATCGTCTACCGCCGCCTCGAGTTGCCGCTCGACGAGATCGCGAGCGTGCTCGACGAGGGTGATGTGGTCAGCCACTTGATTCGCCAGCGCGAGCGCGTCATGTCCCGGATCGATGAGATGAAGGATCTCGTCGAGGCAATCGACCACGCATTGGACAAAGCAATGACCAACACACCTATGACTGATGACGACATGCGCGAGCTCTTCGGCGACGGCTTCGACGACTACCAGGCCGAGGCTGAACAGAAATGGGGTGACACGCAAGAGTGGCGAGAATCGCAGCGCCGAACGAAGTCCTACGGCAAGGAGCAATGGCTCCAGATCAAGTCTGAAGGGGCAGCTGTCGAGAAGGCGTTGGCAGATGCCTTCCGCGCCGGGCTTCCCGCGAACTCCCACGAGGCAATGGACGCAGCGGAGAAACATCGGCTGCACGTGAATCGCTGGTTCTACGACTGCTCGCCGGCGTTCCACCGCAATCTGGGGGACATGTACGTCAGCGATCCCAGGTATGTCGCCACGTACGACGCGTCATTCGGGCTTCCGGGGCTTGCGGCCTACTGCCGTGACGCAATCCATGCGAACGCAGACCGAAACGGCGACTGA